Part of the Weissella coleopterorum genome is shown below.
GGGCGCAATTATTCTTTCAGCAGCTGTTTTGGATGATATTATGGCTTTAACAGCAGCAACATTGTTCTTAATTTTTATTGGTGGAAGAACGTTAGGAATAAGCAATTTACTACCTTTATTTGCATTTGCATTGGGTTTGTTTTTGAGAAAATTTAATTTTTCTGAAGTACTTGGCCTTATGATTACAAAATCCGGAAATTGTTTTTTTTACCCCGTATTTTTTGGATCGATTGGGCTAGAGGTGTCAGTAAAGAGTCTAAATAATAAATTGTTGGCCGTCATAATATTTAGTGTACTAGCTATAATCACTAAATTCTATGGTTCATATATGGGAGCTAAGCTATCGGGACTTAATGTTAATATGTCAAACGCAATTGGATCGGGCATGATATCTAGAGGGGAGATGGCACTAGTTATTATCCAAATTGGGATATCATCGCGTATTCTTAATAAAGATACATCTTCAGAATTTATAGCCGCAGTAATCATCTCAACTGTAGTAGCTCCAATAATAATGAAACCATTATTTAAAAAAGTATAACTAAATGTATTTTTTGAGCTAAGCCTGAATTCTAAATTCGTTTGGCGACTGCTCTTTTTTGTAGCTTTTTATTATGGTTATAAAATATTATGCTAACAGATATTACATATATTCCTGTTAAAGATACTTAGGTTTATCTAGCTAGTATCTTTAATCCCGTAACCCGACGGTTTATTTATTACAAATTTGGAAATCATATGGCCAAGGAATTAGCAACTGGCTTTATTAATCAAGTTGCAGTAAAGCCTGTTAAACTAAGAATTATTCATAGAGATATGGGTTGTCAATATACCAGCGATTTATTTGAAAGTACTTTAATGACGTTGGAAATTAAGCATTGAAAGCTTTCACTCAATTTTGAAACGTGAATACATTTTTAACGCTCTAATTTACACTTTAAGTGCAACAAAAAACCTCGTAATTAAAATTCTGTACAATGATGTTGACTAAAACATCTACTGAAAGGAATAAATTATGAGTTCTTATCGCCATATTACCATAAGGAGAAAGAGAAAGTCTTTATATTATGCGACACGATTCTTTATCAATTAATTCCATTGCTAAAAGCCTCAATCGAACATCAACTATTTCTCGAGAATTAAATCGAAACAAATATTCTACATCTAAAATCCAATCACGCTATCATACATACAAAACTCATTGTGGCATAAAGGCCATCATTAAGTAATTTGAAAGTATTGCCATTAAATTATGACAATCGTGGAATTATCAAGAAACTCGTGAGAATATTAACATTTCAAATCCAATCAGTCAACGGCCTAAAGAAGCTAATCAACGTCAAGAAATCGGTCACTGAGAACTAGATACTGTGACTGGCAAAAAACAGTACATTCTTTTGTTGTAACGCTTGCTGATAGGAAATAAAGATATACTTTAGTTTAAAAACCTATCATGAAAAACTCAGAGCCCGTCACTAATCCTTATTAACCAACTTGCCCAAAAATAAGCTAAAGACGATCCCCTACGATAGGGTGGAATGATTTTCCAGACATAATAAAATCACTAAGTACTTTAAAGCAGAGTTTTATTTTTCAAACCCACCGCCCCTTGGCAAAATAGGGACAAGTGAAAACAACAATGGACTAATTCAAGAATATTTGCCTAAAAGAAAGGACATAAATAAAGCAAATGAAATATATGTTAATTGCTTCACAAAAAATTAAACAAGCAACCTAAAAAATGCTTAGGCTGTAAAACACCGTATGAGGTATTTTGTCAAAAATGGATAGTCAAAATATGCACTACAATCATCATAAAGTTTTACTTGTTGATATTAATGCGATCGATGTCGAAAATATTATTTTTTACATGTTAACATGAATACACGTGAAAAATTCATGATACTTTACATCATTACCAATATTTCTATGTCGTGATTCCAGAAGAACACGCCACGTTTAAGGTGGAAAATGGCTAAAAAGGTTCACCATAACCCAATTAAAAACGGGAATATTTAAAGTTACTAAACAAGATTTTATTTCAGTTAATAGTGTTACAGAGTATTAATTGTAGAATCAACATAGTTTCAATTTTGACTAACAACACAAGATTGCAATTAATTTTACAATTCTACTTATTAGTTGCTACTAAGGTCTCTAGTTATTATTGCCCCATTAATTATTACCTACTGTATATGGTAATCAGAATTACTGCTGGAATTTGCATTATTATTAAAAATTTTAAAAACACCTAAGAACAAAAATATTGCATTTAAAAGACCATATTTCTACAAAAGTGAGACACGGTACTTTAAATTACCTAGAATTGAATTCATTTTGAATTGCGCTAACAATATTTCGAGCAGCATGGCCATCACCATAAGGGTTCTTAGCCATAGCCATCGTTTGATATATTTTAGGGTTTCCCAGCAGTTCCGTCATAGCTTTCATAACAAATGACTCTTTGGTCCCAACTAATTTAAGTGTCCCAGCTTCCACTCCTTCAGGTCGCTCAGTAGTATCTCTTAGGACCAAAACAGGTTTACCTAATGAAGGCGCTTCTTCTTGAACCCCACCAGAATCCGTCATGATAAAGTAACTTTGGGCAGATAAATTATGAAAATCTATTACATCAAGTGGTTTGATTAAATGAATTCTTTCATGATTTCCTAAAACATCACGTGCAACTTTTTGAACAGACGGACTTAGATGAACGGGGTAGACAACTTCAATATCTGTAAAAGCATCAACAACTTTACGAATTGCCTGGAAAACTTGAAGCATAGGTACACCTTGATTTTCCCGCCGATGCATGGTCACTAAGATCATCTTATTATTAGAATCATTTAGTTTGAACATGCTATTGTTGTAATCATCATTTACAGTTTTCTTGAGCGCATCAATAGCAGTATTACCAGTAATATAAATATTGTTAGCAATATGATTCTCTTTAATCAAATTATCGTAACTCTGTTGCGTAGGAGCAAAATACATATCACTTAGTATATCAGTCATTTGACGGTTCATTTCTTCAGGAAACGGACTATACTTATTCCATGTTCTTAACCCAGCTTCCACATGACCCAGCTTGATATGATGATAAAAGGCAGAGAGACTGGCCGCAAAACTTGTCGTTGTATCACCATGTACTAAAATAATATCTGGTTTTTCTTGTTCAATAATTATATCTAATTGAACTAATATACGACTAGTTATTTGACTTAATGTTTGGTTAGCCTTCATAATATCAAGATCAAAATCAGGAGTGATTCTAAAGATATCTAAAACCTGATCTAACATTTGCCGATGCTGTGCCGTAATCACCGTAACACTCTCAAAAGCATCAGAGTTTTCTTTTAATTCTAAAATAATTGGAGCCATTTTTATGGCTTCAGGACGTGTACCAAAAATAGACATTACTTTAATTTTTTTCATGATATATATCTCCATTTTTTTGACTAAATATATATATCATTATATAATTAACTTTATATATTTTAAAGCTTATAATTTGTTTTGAGTTACATATTTAAATTCATTCTAAATACGAAAAATGAGTAGTAATCATGATCAAAAAAAACAAAATCGTAATATTAATGATAATTTTGGCTGTAACCGGCCTTTTTTTAAGTATAAAAATTACGATGAAACATAGTAATACCGTAAGGACTGATAATATACCTTTAACTAAAAATATAAAATTAAATCAATATCCACAACAACAACAAAATTTAGTTAACTTTATTAAAAAAAATCTGCTAACGAGCAATGGTATTTATACGAGCACTTTAGCCGTTGACAATGCTGATAGCAAGGACCATTTGGCAACTGGCAAGGAAATGCTTACTGAATCTTCTGGAATCTGGTTACAATATTTAGTATCTGTTGACTCAAATGACTCAAAAAAATCATTTGAGAGCTTTTATAAAAATACGAAAGCAACCTTTTGGCGCAATAATCAATTTAATTATCGTTTTGACCCAATTAATAAAGAATTGTCGAGTGTAAATGCTACATTAGACGATTTAAGAATTGTAAAATCATTAATTATGTATGATCAAAAATATAAAACCAATTTTTATGAAAAAGATATAAATGAAATATGCCAAAGTTTAAAAAAATCTGTCATAAAAAAAGATGTACTACTTGATTATTATGATCCTATTCTCAAAAAAGGGGCGGATGTAAGTAGCTTGGCATATTACGATTTAGCTACTTTAAAATTGTTAGAGCAGAATAGTCACAACCAAAAAATATATAAACACCAAGTTGAAATTGTCAAAGATGGTTATATTTCTGATGACTTCCCATTATATGCACGTAATTTTAATGTAAGTAGTGGTATTTATAGTTCTGATGATTTAAATACTTCAGAAGGCTTAGAGGTATTATTACACATGGCCCAAGTCGGAGAACTACGACCAACCAGTAAAAGATGGCTCATTGAAAGAGTAAATAATAATAATCTATTTAATGGTTATTCAATTAAGGGCACTCCTGTAAGTCATGAAACTTCAGTTGCTAATTATGCTTTAGCGGCCCAAATTTTTAAACTGACAAATGACAAAAAATCTTATGATAATGCAATGTCTATCATCTGGCAGAGCCAACTTAAAAGTGGGAAATATATCGGTGGATTGGGTGATGATAAAACCAAACAATTTTATTCATATAATAATTTAAATGCATTAATTGCGGCTGAATAAAACATCAAACTTCAAGAGGTGTAGATTAATAATGCGAACTAGGGTTAAAAAAAAATTTTTGAATTTTATGACACCTTCAATTTTAGCTCTAATTTTAACGATATCAATTGTTGGACCATTATTATTTAATAATTATCCGAATGGTTATGCTGATAACGGCGATTTTTGGAGAGTTATTTATCAAAATGGTCTTTATCCATCGTTAAAGGATAATTCTGACACATATAAATTTGTCGTACAGCATTACAATATAATGCAATATTATAACGAACATCCAACTATCATTCATTCATCACAAAATTTATTCGTCCAAATTGCAATTTGGATTAATAAAATCTTTTATAGTAAAACCATTTTTGATATTAGATTTATGGGGCTAGTATATTTTATACCTTTTTGTGGAGCTATTTACTTCTTGACAGAGGCATTGACTCTAGGCAAGAAAAATTTTACAAATTATGGAATTAGCATTTTAATTGTTTTTGTTTTTGCTGATTCTTCATTTACGCTCTACATGAATTCTTTATTCGCTGAAGCAGGGGGCTATATCTTGTTGATAATTGCCGTTGCCATGTTATTACTCTACAGTAGACAACGCTATCAGAAAAGATGGCCACTACTCTTAATATATTTTATATGCACTATTTTATTTGTTTTCAATAAGCAACAGAATGCTCCTTTGGCCTTAAGTCTTGTTTTTATTTCCGTTAGCATCCTTCTAACTCAAAGACTGAAAAATCATCGTATTTACATAATTTCGGGAATACTTACAATCTTAACTATGGGAGTTATTACATTTCTTTTAATTCCAAAGGAATTCAATGATATTAATATGTATCAAAGCTTTTCAAATGGTGTAGTTTTATATACAGATTCAGATCCCAGCAAACAAATTGAAAAAGAAGGTATTAATGGTCAGTTTGGTTTAACACGAGGAAGTGCCTATAATCCAAAAAACTATGCGGATATTAATCCACCCGCAGAATATACTCAGCAACATTTAACGAAAAAAATTAAAACTACATGGCTTATAAAATACTATCTAAAACACCTTAATCAATTCAATCGCCTACTAGACTTAGCAGCTCAAGATCTAATGATAACTCAGCCTCAAGCCGTTGGAGATTATACTAGACAATCGGGTGCTAAGCCATACGCTCAAATTAAATTTTTTACTGGCTTTAGTACACTAATGAAGGCAATATTCCCACAAAAATTCACTTTCTTAATTTTATTAACATTTACTTTAGCCTTCATTAATTCTGTAGCCATGTATGATGACTTTAAAAATAAAAATAGTCAAAACCCTGGTACAATTCGCTGGTTTATGATTATGGGATTGATGAGTATGGCAATTGGAATTCCAATTATTTCAGTTATTGGAGATGGTGATGCTGATTTAGCAAAACACTTATTTTACGCTCCAGTTGCGATTAATCTAATTTTAGTCATTATGATTGCAGATATACTCAATCATCAACTCTGGCATTTTAATCAACAAAGAGAAGAGAATTATGTTTAAAAAAATATGGTTAATTTTAATTACATTAATTATGGGAATGTTTTTTTTCAATACCGTGGGTCATGCTGATGCCAATAATCCCCTAGTTTTATTGGTTTATGATTCTTATAATACTGACAATAACAAAGCAGATAATGCGTATTCTCTTAACCGATTATTAGTTAGTACAGGTTGTAATGTGAAAATGATTCCCATTAATGAGTATCACTCTGGAACCTTGGATAAGGGTGCTTATGATGGGGTTATCACCTTAATTAATTGGCCTGAACATGAACAAGATAATCAAAATCTTGTAAAGGACCGCTTAAAATTTAAAGGTATCCAAATTCATATCGGTGGAAATGTAAATTTAAATGAAATTAGTGCTATCAATGGTGTATTCCTCGATTATTATCAACGTGATTGGCTACTCATTGATCAAACTCGAAAACTTGATCAGCATTTACCCCATTTAGATAAATTAACAGTATTTGATCAACTACCATCTGATACTAATACGATTGGATCCCTCAAAATACAAGGTCAAGATCGTTTATTCCCATATGGGGTTATGAGAAACAATCAAGCTTATGTTCCATATTATAATAGCAATGATGACAGTATCTTCTTAATAGCATCATTAATTAAAACAATGTTTCATTTGCCAGATACATCAAGTAAGCCTCTACTAACCATTACCGGTGTTACCCCCTATACAGATTTAAATGTACTAAATGAACTTTCTACTTATTTTAAAAACTTCAATCAAACGTTCGCTATTTCAGT
Proteins encoded:
- a CDS encoding cation:proton antiporter — protein: MDYLLLFLLIIVTIVLGKTGTYFGLSEVVGQLLSGLFLGTSFLNIVHPNDLIHLIAEIGVFLLMLNSGLDSDLKEMKKHVKNSSMIAGAGVLLPAVTFPIAFLALGYSMQVSIFSGVVFSATSISITLAVLAEQNKLATPMGAIILSAAVLDDIMALTAATLFLIFIGGRTLGISNLLPLFAFALGLFLRKFNFSEVLGLMITKSGNCFFYPVFFGSIGLEVSVKSLNNKLLAVIIFSVLAIITKFYGSYMGAKLSGLNVNMSNAIGSGMISRGEMALVIIQIGISSRILNKDTSSEFIAAVIISTVVAPIIMKPLFKKV
- the wecB gene encoding non-hydrolyzing UDP-N-acetylglucosamine 2-epimerase gives rise to the protein MKKIKVMSIFGTRPEAIKMAPIILELKENSDAFESVTVITAQHRQMLDQVLDIFRITPDFDLDIMKANQTLSQITSRILVQLDIIIEQEKPDIILVHGDTTTSFAASLSAFYHHIKLGHVEAGLRTWNKYSPFPEEMNRQMTDILSDMYFAPTQQSYDNLIKENHIANNIYITGNTAIDALKKTVNDDYNNSMFKLNDSNNKMILVTMHRRENQGVPMLQVFQAIRKVVDAFTDIEVVYPVHLSPSVQKVARDVLGNHERIHLIKPLDVIDFHNLSAQSYFIMTDSGGVQEEAPSLGKPVLVLRDTTERPEGVEAGTLKLVGTKESFVMKAMTELLGNPKIYQTMAMAKNPYGDGHAARNIVSAIQNEFNSR